The genomic window ACGTGCCCCGCTTGCCGCGCGCCTCTTCTTCCTGCCCTTAATGTTCTTGCCCAAATTAAAGACTATAGAACCCGACGGCGGATGCTATTTGGCGATCTTGTATAGGTGCGTTTTGCCTCGCACAAAGATCGCTCCGTCGGCCACTGCTGGGCAGGCTGTGGTGCCCATTTCGGGAACTTCATTGACTGCGACTTCTTCGAATTCCCGGCCGGCTTTGAGGATCGTGCCGCGGCCTTGTTCGCTGAAGAAGTAGAGGTGGTCGCCGGCGACGATCGGTGAACTGCGGTATTCGCCGGGGATGCGTTTCTTCCACAACTCTTCGCCCGTTTCGGCATCGATGCAGGAGGCGACTCCGATGTCGGTGACTTGGAATACCAAACCGTCGTGGTGAACCGGCATGGCGAACCTCGGGTTCAGTTTTTCACGGACCCATTGCACATGGCTCTCGGTGATGTCGCCACGAGTGGTTTCGTCGACTTTGACGGCTATCAACTGGGCACCTCGCGAGCCGGTGTTGATCAGCACCAGACCCTGCTCGGGCAGCGTCAAGGGACGAATGCCGGCGTTGTAACTGCTGTGCCGCAGCTGCCAAAGTTCTTCACCGGTCTTTACGTCGTAACTCTGCATTGCCCGTGAGCCAACGGATAACAATTGCACCTGATCTCCAACGGTGACAAAGCCGGGCGTGCAATAAGCTTTCCGCAAATCGCCTTCGCGCTTGGGTTTGCCAAAATCGTCCAGGTCGCCGTAGTCGGTACTGCGGTCGGTTCGCCACAGTGTTTTGCCGGTGTTGGCGTCCAATGCGGCAGTGTATTGTTGATCCGCCCCGTCAAAGGTCAGGATCAACATATTGTCGTGCAGCACCGGCGAAGAACCGGGACCGCGGAAATGTTGGCAGGGCAGGTCGCGGCGTTGCCAAACGACTTCGGCGGTGTCGGCGTCCAGGCGAGCGGTACCGTAGCTGCCGAAATGAACAAACACCGCGCCGGGGGCCAATACGCAGCTGGGAGCCGCATAGTTGTTGAAGCCCTGAGCGCCGCCCAGCGGTTCGACTTCGTCATTTTCAAACACCACCACGTCGTGCAGGACTTTGCCGGTCTGCTCATCGATACAGATCACCGACTGTTGTTTTCCGTCCGGCGTGGCGGCGGTCAACCAAATCCGGCCCTCCAGAATGACCGGAGAAGAGTGCCCTTCGCCATGCAGCGGAGCTTTCCAAGCGATATTCTGCGACTCGCTCCACTGCGTCGGCAGGTCTTCGGCGGCCTCCGGGGGGACATGTCCGTCCAAGCTGGGGCCATGCCGATCGGGCCACTGAGCCGACACGGGCAGACAAGTCCACAACAACAGGGGCAGCACAAATAACAGTTTCATGAGGGCGAAGCCAGGAGATCTTGGGAGCGGAGGGAGAGTCGGGGGAGCCCCATTATAGACGGTCCGCCGCGGCAAGAAATCCTTCAAGCCCGGATCATTCCGATTCCGGCTGAGCCTCGGGAATCTCCGTTTCCTCGACGACCGTAGGCCAGTGAGCCGCAAAGTGATCACGGCAATGTTCCTTGCACAGATTCGCCGTGTAATCGCCAACCTTCACGGTCAGCTCAGGCTTGCCATCCATGCCCAGTCGGCAGACGTAACACTTGCCGATCACATGGTCCTCGGAGCCGTCGAGTTTGTCGGCCGCGGCCAGTTTGACGAGCATCTCATCGGTAACTTCCGCGCTGTTCACATCGGCGGC from Roseimaritima ulvae includes these protein-coding regions:
- a CDS encoding PQQ-binding-like beta-propeller repeat protein; amino-acid sequence: MKLLFVLPLLLWTCLPVSAQWPDRHGPSLDGHVPPEAAEDLPTQWSESQNIAWKAPLHGEGHSSPVILEGRIWLTAATPDGKQQSVICIDEQTGKVLHDVVVFENDEVEPLGGAQGFNNYAAPSCVLAPGAVFVHFGSYGTARLDADTAEVVWQRRDLPCQHFRGPGSSPVLHDNMLILTFDGADQQYTAALDANTGKTLWRTDRSTDYGDLDDFGKPKREGDLRKAYCTPGFVTVGDQVQLLSVGSRAMQSYDVKTGEELWQLRHSSYNAGIRPLTLPEQGLVLINTGSRGAQLIAVKVDETTRGDITESHVQWVREKLNPRFAMPVHHDGLVFQVTDIGVASCIDAETGEELWKKRIPGEYRSSPIVAGDHLYFFSEQGRGTILKAGREFEEVAVNEVPEMGTTACPAVADGAIFVRGKTHLYKIAK